Proteins encoded within one genomic window of Tamandua tetradactyla isolate mTamTet1 chromosome 11, mTamTet1.pri, whole genome shotgun sequence:
- the RNF126 gene encoding E3 ubiquitin-protein ligase RNF126 isoform X2, whose product MAEASPQPGRYFCHCCSVEIVPRLPDYICPRCESGFIEELPEETRNTDNSSAPSTAPPDQSRQPFENVDQHLFALPQGYGQFAFGIFDDSFEIPTLTPGAPPEDGRDPESRREREHQSRHRYGARQPRARLTARRTTGRHEGVPTLEGIIQQLVNGIITPATIPNLGLGPWGVLHSNPMDYAWGANGLDAIITQLLNQFENTGPPPADKEKIQALPTVPVTEEHVGSGLECPVCKDDYALGESVRQLPCNHLFHDGCIVPWLEQHDSCPVCRKSLTGQNTATNPPGLAGMSFSSSSSSSSSSSPSNENAASNS is encoded by the exons ATGGCTGAGGCGTCGCCGCAGCCAGGACGGTATTTCTGCCACTGCTGCTCGGTGGAGATCGTGCCGCGCTTGCCG GATTATATCTGCCCACGATGCGAGTCTGGTTTTATCGAAGAGCTGCCGGAAGAGACCAG GAACACAGACAACAGTTCTGCCCCCTCCACGGCACCCCCGGACCAGAGCAGGCAGCCTTTCGAG AACGTGGACCAGCACCTGTTCGCACTGCCGCAGGGCTATGGGCAATTTGCTTTCGGCATTTTTGACGACAGCTTTGAGATTCCCACGCTCACCCCGGGGGCGCCGCCTGAGGACGGCAGGGACCCTGAGAGCCGGCGGGAGCGTGAGCACCAGTCCCGGCACCGCTATGGCGCCCGGCAGCCCCGGGCCCGGCTCACGGCTCGGCGCACTACGGGTCGGCATGAAGGCGTCCCAACACTGGAAGG GATCATCCAGCAGCTGGTCAATGGCATCATCACTCCTGCCACCATCCCCAACCTGGGCCTGGGCCCCTG GGGTGTCCTGCACTCGAACCCGATGGACTATGCCTGGGGAGCCAACGGTCTGGACGCCATCATCACACAG CTCCTCAATCAGTTTGAAAACACGGGCCCCCCCCCtgcagacaaagagaaaatccaggCCCTCCCCACCGTCCCCGTCACTGAGGAGCACGTGG GCTCTGGGCTGGAGTGCCCCGTGTGCAAGGACGACTACGCGCTGGGTGAGAGCGTGCGCCAGCTGCCCTGCAACCACCTTTTCCACGATGGCTGCATCGTGCCCTGGTTGGAGCAG CACGACAGCTGCCCTGTCTGCCGGAAGAGTCTCACAGGCCAGAACACGGCCACGAACCCCCCAGGGTTGGCAGGCATGAGCTTCTCCTCGTCctcatcctcctcttcctccagctcaCCCAGCAATGAGAATGCCGCCAGCAATTCCTGA
- the RNF126 gene encoding E3 ubiquitin-protein ligase RNF126 isoform X1, which yields MGKLRLRHEAGPVTLGPETPPGEELGLERYPRRKWDPARRGGGAKWPRRRALEGTSDPKNNAGKVRLASARFAGPSAQWGQVIISAHDASLVLSKSCRKRPGDACCVPEAREAGRNTDNSSAPSTAPPDQSRQPFENVDQHLFALPQGYGQFAFGIFDDSFEIPTLTPGAPPEDGRDPESRREREHQSRHRYGARQPRARLTARRTTGRHEGVPTLEGIIQQLVNGIITPATIPNLGLGPWGVLHSNPMDYAWGANGLDAIITQLLNQFENTGPPPADKEKIQALPTVPVTEEHVGSGLECPVCKDDYALGESVRQLPCNHLFHDGCIVPWLEQHDSCPVCRKSLTGQNTATNPPGLAGMSFSSSSSSSSSSSPSNENAASNS from the exons atggggaaactgaggctcaggcacGAGGCGGGGCCGGTGACCCTGGGGCCAGAGACGCCACCCGGGGAGGAGCTTGGCCTCGAGCGTTACCCGAGAAGGAAGTGGGATCCTGCAAGGAGAGGAGGGGGCGCCAAGTGGCCCCGGAGGAGAGCTCTCGAGGGGACGTCAGACCCCAAAAATAACGCCGGGAAAGTCCGCCTTGCGAGCGCTCGCTTCGCGGGTCCCAGCGCCCAGTGGGGGCAGGT GATTATATCTGCCCACGATGCGAGTCTGGTTTTATCGAAGAGCTGCCGGAAGAGACCAGGTGATGCCTGCTGTGTCCCAGAGGCCAGAGAAGCTGGCAG GAACACAGACAACAGTTCTGCCCCCTCCACGGCACCCCCGGACCAGAGCAGGCAGCCTTTCGAG AACGTGGACCAGCACCTGTTCGCACTGCCGCAGGGCTATGGGCAATTTGCTTTCGGCATTTTTGACGACAGCTTTGAGATTCCCACGCTCACCCCGGGGGCGCCGCCTGAGGACGGCAGGGACCCTGAGAGCCGGCGGGAGCGTGAGCACCAGTCCCGGCACCGCTATGGCGCCCGGCAGCCCCGGGCCCGGCTCACGGCTCGGCGCACTACGGGTCGGCATGAAGGCGTCCCAACACTGGAAGG GATCATCCAGCAGCTGGTCAATGGCATCATCACTCCTGCCACCATCCCCAACCTGGGCCTGGGCCCCTG GGGTGTCCTGCACTCGAACCCGATGGACTATGCCTGGGGAGCCAACGGTCTGGACGCCATCATCACACAG CTCCTCAATCAGTTTGAAAACACGGGCCCCCCCCCtgcagacaaagagaaaatccaggCCCTCCCCACCGTCCCCGTCACTGAGGAGCACGTGG GCTCTGGGCTGGAGTGCCCCGTGTGCAAGGACGACTACGCGCTGGGTGAGAGCGTGCGCCAGCTGCCCTGCAACCACCTTTTCCACGATGGCTGCATCGTGCCCTGGTTGGAGCAG CACGACAGCTGCCCTGTCTGCCGGAAGAGTCTCACAGGCCAGAACACGGCCACGAACCCCCCAGGGTTGGCAGGCATGAGCTTCTCCTCGTCctcatcctcctcttcctccagctcaCCCAGCAATGAGAATGCCGCCAGCAATTCCTGA
- the RNF126 gene encoding E3 ubiquitin-protein ligase RNF126 isoform X4 yields the protein MGKLRLRHEAGPVTLGPETPPGEELGLERYPRRKWDPARRGGGAKWPRRRALEGTSDPKNNAGKVRLASARFAGPSAQWGQVIISAHDASLVLSKSCRKRPGTQTTVLPPPRHPRTRAGSLSRTWTSTCSHCRRAMGNLLSAFLTTALRFPRSPRGRRLRTAGTLRAGGSVSTSPGTAMAPGSPGPGSRLGALRVGMKASQHWKGSSSSWSMASSLLPPSPTWAWAPGVSCTRTRWTMPGEPTVWTPSSHRFNAASRFPDGGALWPGQVD from the exons atggggaaactgaggctcaggcacGAGGCGGGGCCGGTGACCCTGGGGCCAGAGACGCCACCCGGGGAGGAGCTTGGCCTCGAGCGTTACCCGAGAAGGAAGTGGGATCCTGCAAGGAGAGGAGGGGGCGCCAAGTGGCCCCGGAGGAGAGCTCTCGAGGGGACGTCAGACCCCAAAAATAACGCCGGGAAAGTCCGCCTTGCGAGCGCTCGCTTCGCGGGTCCCAGCGCCCAGTGGGGGCAGGT GATTATATCTGCCCACGATGCGAGTCTGGTTTTATCGAAGAGCTGCCGGAAGAGACCAG GAACACAGACAACAGTTCTGCCCCCTCCACGGCACCCCCGGACCAGAGCAGGCAGCCTTTCGAG AACGTGGACCAGCACCTGTTCGCACTGCCGCAGGGCTATGGGCAATTTGCTTTCGGCATTTTTGACGACAGCTTTGAGATTCCCACGCTCACCCCGGGGGCGCCGCCTGAGGACGGCAGGGACCCTGAGAGCCGGCGGGAGCGTGAGCACCAGTCCCGGCACCGCTATGGCGCCCGGCAGCCCCGGGCCCGGCTCACGGCTCGGCGCACTACGGGTCGGCATGAAGGCGTCCCAACACTGGAAGG GATCATCCAGCAGCTGGTCAATGGCATCATCACTCCTGCCACCATCCCCAACCTGGGCCTGGGCCCCTG GGGTGTCCTGCACTCGAACCCGATGGACTATGCCTGGGGAGCCAACGGTCTGGACGCCATCATCACACAG GTTTAACGCAGCCTCGCGTTTCCCGGACGGAGGCGCCCTGTGGCCGGGCCAGGTGGACTGA
- the RNF126 gene encoding E3 ubiquitin-protein ligase RNF126 isoform X5, whose translation MGKLRLRHEAGPVTLGPETPPGEELGLERYPRRKWDPARRGGGAKWPRRRALEGTSDPKNNAGKVRLASARFAGPSAQWGQVIISAHDASLVLSKSCRKRPGTQTTVLPPPRHPRTRAGSLSRTWTSTCSHCRRAMGNLLSAFLTTALRFPRSPRGRRLRTAGTLRAGGSVSTSPGTAMAPGSPGPGSRLGALRVGMKASQHWKGSSSSWSMASSLLPPSPTWAWAPGEGVLHSNPMDYAWGANGLDAIITQV comes from the exons atggggaaactgaggctcaggcacGAGGCGGGGCCGGTGACCCTGGGGCCAGAGACGCCACCCGGGGAGGAGCTTGGCCTCGAGCGTTACCCGAGAAGGAAGTGGGATCCTGCAAGGAGAGGAGGGGGCGCCAAGTGGCCCCGGAGGAGAGCTCTCGAGGGGACGTCAGACCCCAAAAATAACGCCGGGAAAGTCCGCCTTGCGAGCGCTCGCTTCGCGGGTCCCAGCGCCCAGTGGGGGCAGGT GATTATATCTGCCCACGATGCGAGTCTGGTTTTATCGAAGAGCTGCCGGAAGAGACCAG GAACACAGACAACAGTTCTGCCCCCTCCACGGCACCCCCGGACCAGAGCAGGCAGCCTTTCGAG AACGTGGACCAGCACCTGTTCGCACTGCCGCAGGGCTATGGGCAATTTGCTTTCGGCATTTTTGACGACAGCTTTGAGATTCCCACGCTCACCCCGGGGGCGCCGCCTGAGGACGGCAGGGACCCTGAGAGCCGGCGGGAGCGTGAGCACCAGTCCCGGCACCGCTATGGCGCCCGGCAGCCCCGGGCCCGGCTCACGGCTCGGCGCACTACGGGTCGGCATGAAGGCGTCCCAACACTGGAAGG GATCATCCAGCAGCTGGTCAATGGCATCATCACTCCTGCCACCATCCCCAACCTGGGCCTGGGCCCCTGGTGA GGGTGTCCTGCACTCGAACCCGATGGACTATGCCTGGGGAGCCAACGGTCTGGACGCCATCATCACACAG GTTTAA
- the RNF126 gene encoding E3 ubiquitin-protein ligase RNF126 isoform X3, which translates to MRVWFYRRAAGRDQVMPAVSQRPEKLAGTQTTVLPPPRHPRTRAGSLSRTWTSTCSHCRRAMGNLLSAFLTTALRFPRSPRGRRLRTAGTLRAGGSVSTSPGTAMAPGSPGPGSRLGALRVGMKASQHWKGSSSSWSMASSLLPPSPTWAWAPGEGVLHSNPMDYAWGANGLDAIITQLLNQFENTGPPPADKEKIQALPTVPVTEEHVGSGLECPVCKDDYALGESVRQLPCNHLFHDGCIVPWLEQHDSCPVCRKSLTGQNTATNPPGLAGMSFSSSSSSSSSSSPSNENAASNS; encoded by the exons ATGCGAGTCTGGTTTTATCGAAGAGCTGCCGGAAGAGACCAGGTGATGCCTGCTGTGTCCCAGAGGCCAGAGAAGCTGGCAG GAACACAGACAACAGTTCTGCCCCCTCCACGGCACCCCCGGACCAGAGCAGGCAGCCTTTCGAG AACGTGGACCAGCACCTGTTCGCACTGCCGCAGGGCTATGGGCAATTTGCTTTCGGCATTTTTGACGACAGCTTTGAGATTCCCACGCTCACCCCGGGGGCGCCGCCTGAGGACGGCAGGGACCCTGAGAGCCGGCGGGAGCGTGAGCACCAGTCCCGGCACCGCTATGGCGCCCGGCAGCCCCGGGCCCGGCTCACGGCTCGGCGCACTACGGGTCGGCATGAAGGCGTCCCAACACTGGAAGG GATCATCCAGCAGCTGGTCAATGGCATCATCACTCCTGCCACCATCCCCAACCTGGGCCTGGGCCCCTGGTGA GGGTGTCCTGCACTCGAACCCGATGGACTATGCCTGGGGAGCCAACGGTCTGGACGCCATCATCACACAG CTCCTCAATCAGTTTGAAAACACGGGCCCCCCCCCtgcagacaaagagaaaatccaggCCCTCCCCACCGTCCCCGTCACTGAGGAGCACGTGG GCTCTGGGCTGGAGTGCCCCGTGTGCAAGGACGACTACGCGCTGGGTGAGAGCGTGCGCCAGCTGCCCTGCAACCACCTTTTCCACGATGGCTGCATCGTGCCCTGGTTGGAGCAG CACGACAGCTGCCCTGTCTGCCGGAAGAGTCTCACAGGCCAGAACACGGCCACGAACCCCCCAGGGTTGGCAGGCATGAGCTTCTCCTCGTCctcatcctcctcttcctccagctcaCCCAGCAATGAGAATGCCGCCAGCAATTCCTGA